A stretch of the Rhinoraja longicauda isolate Sanriku21f unplaced genomic scaffold, sRhiLon1.1 Scf000953, whole genome shotgun sequence genome encodes the following:
- the LOC144591377 gene encoding putative G-protein coupled receptor 139 has translation MHGRISGPVYAVYYPMLAAIGVPVNLMAIVILSRGKCGLSRCITRYLVSMAATDLLVVITAVIFNRIIGIYFPISFMSLTPACTLSTVIIYAATESSVWLTVAFTFDRFVAICCQKLKTKYCTEQMATVVIATICVLSCLKSVPWYFIYEPLYAINNVQWFCNIVSSYYTSVPWSIFDWFARILNPGLPFVLILLFNALTVRHILISSRARRRLRGQGTGENHSDSEMESRRKSIILLFAISGSFILLWMTYVVDFLYVEISNESYFSGSNFNDPRFIRQESGNMLQLLSCCTNTCIYVVTQSKFREEIKNAALFLRDRVASLVR, from the coding sequence TTAATTTGATGGCGATTGTAATTCTGTCCCgaggaaagtgcggtctctccagaTGCATCACACGCTACCTAGTGTCCATGGCGGCGACGGATCTCCTGGTAGTTATCACAGCTGTCATCTTCAATCGGATTATTGGCATTTACTTTCCAATTAGTTTTATGTCCTTGACTCCCGCTTGTACACTCAGCACTGTGATAATTTATGCAGCCACTGAGAGTTCAGTCTGGTTAACGGTCGctttcacctttgaccgatttgtggctatttgttgccagaagctgaaaacaaaatattgcactgagcAAATGGCGACGGTGGTCATAGCGACAATTTGTGTGTTAAGCTGTTTAAAGAGCGTTCCCTGGTATTTCATCTACGAACCACTCTACGCAATTAACAACGTGCAATGGTTTTGTAACATAGTATCAAGCTATTACACATCGGTCCCATGGTCAATATTTGACTGGTTTGCACGGATTTTAAACCCAGGTCTTCCCTTCGTTTTAATTTTACTCTTCAATGCCTTGACGGTCAGACATATTCTAATATCCAGCAGGGCACGTAGGAGACTGCGGGGACAGGGCACTGGAGAAAATCATAGCGACTCTGAGATGGAAAGTCGGAGGAAGTCCATCATTTTACTCTTCGCCATCTCGGGCAGTTTCATCCTTCTATGGATGACGTACGTTGTCGATTTTCTCTATGTGGAAATCTCAAACGAATCCTATTTCAGTGGTTCAAATTTCAACGACCCAAGGTTCATTCGCCAAGAAAGTGGAAACATGCTTCAGCTTTTGAGCTGTTGCACCAACACCTGTATTTATGTAGtgacccagagtaaattcagGGAAGAGATAAAGAATGCTGCACTGTTTCTTCGTGATCGTGTTGCTTCGTTAGTAAGATAG